gctaatgccactaggaggcaggacacaacagaataagaaatgtgactcctcctccactggctataccctcAGCAGTAGGCGGAGCCggaatcagtttgtaccaaagtagtACTAAGTAGAGAATAACAACTAACAACTTGTAACTTGAACATACTGACAACAGGCAGTAACATGTCTGACGGACAGAGAAGGGCCTCCATCCGGgaagggaagtcctgtgtcccccaagcgactgaagagaaagagatttaacggtgagtacacacaaaatctccttttctccttgtcggcttgggggacacaggagacagtggggacgtaccaaagctgtcccctatcCTCAGGGAGGGAAGGATAGGCCCTATGAGGAAGCAGCTACAGCGGCTTGGAGAACTCTCCTGCCGAAGCGTGCGTCAGATGCCGCAAAAGTGTCAAAGTGATAAAATTTTGTGAAAGAGTGGATGGAAGACCACGTGGCCGCTTTGCATAGCTGATCAGCTGATGCCTGGTTTCTGAAGGCCCAAGACGTGCTCATCCCTCTAGTGGAGTGAGCCGTGACCTTGACCGGAGGAACTCGACCTTGTGCCGTGTATGCTCTTTGTATGGCTTGCTTGATCCATCTGGAGACAGAAGATTTGGCCGCTGGTAAACCCCTTTTGAGGTCCTGAAGGGAGAACGAACAGTGCATCCGATTGACGGAAGTCCTGAACTCTGTGTAGGTAGAATTTGAGGGCTCTGACAGGGTCAAGAGTGTGCAGTGCAGCCTCCTTTGGATTGGAGGGTGACGGGCAAAATGTTGGAATGGTGATCTCCTGATTTAAATGAAAATCCAACACCACCTTCGGTAGGAAGGAGGGTACAGTGCGGAGGACCGCTCTGTCGtgatgaaaaatgagaaaaggtgaCTTGCAGGATAAGGCGGTGAGTTCTGAAACACGGCTGGCAGAGGCAATTGCTAGGAGAAAAACGGTCTTCCAGGTAAGCCACTGAAGGGGAATAGAACCCACCGGCTCGAAGGGTGGTTTCTGCAATGCCTTCAGCACCAGTGTCAGGTCCCATGGGGGTGCCGGTGGTCGAACTGGGGGAGCGAGGTGAGCCACCCCCTGGAGAAAAGTCTTGACGTCAGGTAGGAATGCGAGTCTCCATTGAAAAAGGACAGAGAGAGACGAAATCTGGGACTTTAGAGAACCGAGGGATAGGCCCAAGGCAAGGCCGTCTTGAAGGAACTCCAGCAGATCCGGGACTGAGAAAACTGCGAAGGTCTTCTTGCGACTATGGCACCAGGCTCGGTATGTGGACCATACTCTGTGGTAGGTTTTAGCAGATACTGGTTTTCTAGCTGCCCGCATGGTGCGTATGACTGCGTCTGAGAAACCTTTCTTCCTCAGGATtttggtctcaagagccacgcagtCAAACTGAGATGTGCCGGATTGGGATGCCGGATGGGCCCTTGTAGGAGCAGATCCGGCCGAAGAGGAAGAGTGCGGGGTTCCGCTATGGATAGGTTGAGGAGGTCCGAGTACCATGTGCGTCGAGGCCACCTTGGAGCAATTAGGATTAAGGTGGTGTGCTCCCTCTGTAGCTTTCTGATCGTTCTGGGAAACAGAGGCAGTGGAGGGAAGGCGTAGGCTAGGTTGAAGTTCCAGGGAGACGTGAGGGCGTCCGCCCCCAGAGCTAGTGGGTCCCGGTAGCGGGCTAGGAAGGTCGGTACCTTTCGATTCTGCCTTGTCGCCATGAGATCGACCTCTGGAGTGCCCCAATGATCGGTTATCTCTAGGAAGATGTCCTCGTTTAACGACCATTCCCCTGGGTCCAGGGTCTGACGACTGAGGAAGTCCGCCTCCCAGTTTAGGAGGCCTGGAATGTAGATTGCTGACAGTTGGGCATGGTGATCCTCTGCCCATTGAAGAATGAGGCTGGCTTCGTTCTGGGCTTTTCGGCTTCTTGTGCCGCCCTGATGATTGATGTAGGCCACTGCTGTGGCGTTGTCTGACTGGATCTTTATCGCTTGGCCTGACAGGTCGCGTTGCCAGTGGGTCAGACCCAACCGAATGGCTCTGATTTCCAACAGGTTGATGGGTAGGGTCCGTTCTTCCTGGGACCACCTGCCTTGTGCTGAGCGTCCTTCCAGCACTGCTCCCCATCCGAACAGACTTGCGTCCGTTGTTAGTAGACGCCATTGGGGTTCTCCCAGATGTCTTCCTGTGGACAAGTGTTGAGGTTTAACCACCAAGAAGAGACGTCTGGGTTTTGTGTGATAGACGGATCTCATGTAGGAGAGATTTCCGTTTCCAGGCAGAAAGTATGTTCCACTGCAACTCCCTGAGGTGATGTTGGGCAAAGGGGACGGCTTCTATGGTTGATACCATGACCCCCTGGACTTTCATGCAGTGTCTGGCTGAGTGGGTTGGTTTGACCAGCAGCGTATTCACTAGGGCCTGGAGTCTCACAATCTTGTCTTGTGGGAGAGAGACTTGTTTGGTCCTGGTGTTGAACTGCATTCCCAGGAAAATCATGGATTGACTGGGAACCAGGGACGATTTCTCCCGGTTGATGCACCATCCGAGCTGTTGAAGCTTGGAGATGGAGATCTGTAGCAGTGTTGTGCTGCCGAGAAGGAAGGAGCTTTGATCAACAGGTCGTCGAGGTAGGGAGTAATGGATATTCCCTCGTTTCGGATCAGGGCTGTGGCAGCCGCCATGATCTTCGTGAAGACTCGAGGGGCTGAGGTGAGTCCGAAGGGGAGGGCTGTGAATTGGTAGTGTAGGTTTTGAAAGGCAAATCGTAAGTATTTCCGATGGGGAGGGAAAATTGGAACATTGCAGGTAGGCATCTTTATATCGAGGGATGTCAGGAATTGGCCCTCGGTCATGGCTGCTATGATGGACCtgagggattccatcttgaatcttcGAGGTCGGATGAACCTGTTTAGCCCTTGAGGTCTAGAATGGGTCGTACGGACCCGTCTTTCTTGGGGACGACGAATAGGTTTGAATAGTAACCCTTGAATCTTTCCCCTCTGGGAACTGGTGAGATCACTTCTGTTTGAAGGAGGTTCAAAATCACCAGACGAAAAGCCCTTTGCTTGTCTTGTTCCCGAGGGAGTCTTGACAAAGAACCTTTGAGGGGGCCGTGAGGAAAATTCGAGATGGTAGCCTTGTGACACTACCTCGTGTATCCAAGAATCCTGAGTAATTGAGAGCCAGGTATCCGCAAAACGGTGAAGCCTTCCGCCTAGAGGTACCTGGGGAGACGGGGGGGGAGACCCCGTCATGCAGAGATGATGATTTGTCTGAAGGTCTGGAAGAGGGTTTGCGATTCTGCCAGGAGGATCTGGGCTTGCCCCCGAACCTCCCTCTATTGGAGGGAGTGTGTCGTGGAGGAGATGACCTATTGCCCTTGTTTTGGGAGGGACGAAAGGACCTTCCTCTGCGAAAAGGCAAGCGAGGCTTTGGTTGTGGAAGTAATGTGCTTTTGCCTCCGGTCGCTTGACTGATGATCTTGTCAAGGTCGGGGCCGAATAGAAGCTTTCCTTTGAATGGAAGAGAGGTAAGAGACTTCTTTGAAGAAAGTCTGCTGTCCACAATTTTAACCAGAGGCATCTGCGTGCCGCAACAGACAGGGTGGAGGTTCTGCCGATGATTTGTGCTGCATCTAGGGAAGCTTCACAGATGTAATCATTCGCCTCTTTTATCTGGGATGCCCATTGCGCTAGCTGGTGGCGTGGGGCTCCAGAAGAAATCCCTTGAAGTAGAGTGTCAGACCAGGCCTGAATAGCCCTGCTAACCCAAGCTGTGGCTAGCACTGGTCGGAGGGAAgtacccgatgctgaaaattggGAGCGAAGTAAGCCCTCTAATTTCTTGTCCATATGATCTTTAAAAGATGCGTCAGGAACTGGTAGAGCTGTTATTTTTGGATAAACGTGAGACAGGTGCGTCCACTGATGGTGGAGAGGACCACTTGTCAGTCGAGTCTGATGGAAAGGGGTACAGTTTGAGGAATCTGCGGTTTGGCTGGAACCGccgctcaggtttgtcccattcCTGTTGAATAATCTGTTCAAGTGGGAATGAGCTGGGAAGGTAGGCGAGGATCTACTGTTTCTTTTGAAAAGGGCTTTGGCAGCCTTCGGGTTCTCTTCGGTCTCCTGAAGGTGGAGCGTTTCAATGACAGAAGCTATTAGGGAGTCAACTGCTTCAGAAGAGAATTTTGGAGATTCGTCCTCTGGTTGATCTGAGATGTGAGACAGCTCACCGCCAGAAAGGAGAAATCCCCGTCAGGTTCTGGTGGAGGTGAGGAGAAACCTGGGGAATTGCTGCCGCTTTCCTCGTCTGGGGAGAAGGGGCTCTGCGCTTTGGGACCCTTTTTTAGGATTGTCCAAGCGGGAAAGGAGCTTGTCCAGGGAAAGGGCCAATTTCGGAATCCCCGTGGCAAGATGAGAGGCCCAATCTGGATGGCCTGTGGCCCTGAGGCTGCAGCCTCTGACTGGTTTGGAGGGGAGGCCTTTGGGAAGCCTGGTCCACCTGGGGGGAGGCAGGACTTGGGAATCAGAAACCTGTGCGGCAGGTTTACATTAGTACAGAAAGGCTCCTTATGTCCCCCTGGCAGCTTTTTGCGGCATTTGGCGCAGGCCAGATATCTTACAGAGGCAGAGGATCCCCTGGAGAAAATGCCCTCGCTGGCACCCTCAGACATGTTGCCCCCTAAGTCAAAGTATAATGTAATACTTGCTGTGGATGCCCCTGCTGTTGGATAGCCAGGGAGAGAGCCAGAGGGTTAGCGCTGGTGGCAGGAATGCAGTGAGGGAGGCCCACTGAAGCCTGTTTTCCCCCGTGTAGCAGGAAGGTCTGGGAGAGAATGCACTCCGAAGCGCTTGTCTCTCAGTGCGGGGAGCGAaggaccggaagtgacgtcacggccCGTGAAGCCGCCGCGCGCGAAAAGGCGCGAGAAAAAGTGAGCGAATCAGAGGGAGTGAGGGATGCGCTGCTGTGAAGCAAGCGCTGCCTCAATGCGCACTATGCCTGCCTAAAGTATCAGACACGCTCTGCGAAGGATAGGGGAGTGTGGCTGAGGAGGAAGAGGGCCAATCAGGGGCTGTGTGGATAGAAGCACCCTGTGTAGCCAGTGCCCTATTTTCATGTAGACATCACCAGAGCCAGGTACAGCATGAGCCTTGTGGGGGCTGCTGATGGCAAATGGGACACCcgaaggggtggggggggggagagtacTCACCTACCCCAGGCACAGATCTCTTCCTTGTCTCCTGGCCAGCCGACAGTCCTTCTGCAGAAGAAGAAGTCGATTAGGCTGGATGGTCAGGCTGCAGTTAGCCTTAGTGACGCCAGGGACAGAATCCACGTTGGGAGAAGTCAGAAGGACACACAGCTCAGTGCAGGTGACTTAGACTTTCCAGTGTAGAAGGTGTTGTATAGAGAGATAAGAGAGATAGTCCTAACCTCCTtaggacacaacaaaaactgaTTCCGGCTCCGCCTACTGCTgagggtatagccagtggaggaggagtcacatttcttattctgttgtgtcctgcctcctagtggcattagctatacccactgtctcctgtgtcccccaagccgaCAAGGAGAAATTTGTAGTGATTTTTTGTGTCATTTGAAAAGGAACTGTGACGAGTCCGCAACAGCATCTGGAATTTTAAGGTCTAGGCATCTAAGTACAGAGGAAATAAGTGTATCTAGGGACTCTGATAATGGTTTTGGGAGATCCTCCTCCACATCGGAGTGATTGGAATGGTGAGAGAAAAGTTCACCTCCGCTAAGGTAATTGCCATCGCTCTGGTGAAGTGGGACATGATCCACAGTCACTATCCTGACCCGTAGAATTGGAGGTCGGGCGTTTAGTAGACCTGGGTACTCCTGAGGCTCGTCCCAAGACTAATTTGTGTAATAACTTATCTAGGCACTCTAATTTAGAGATACCTGTGGAAAGGTGCAGAGTCCAAGTGGGCGTTTCCTGCGCAGAGGAGGTGATTGGCAGAGCAGAAGTAGCCGGGGAAGTTAGTGGAGGAGAAACCTCCTTGTGGGGTTCAGATGGAGGGGACCTCCAGAGCTGGAGAAGAAGCGCCGGGACCAATGGTGGACCAACAGGTGTTCCTTGAGACCCATGGGGAGGCGTTTGCAGCATGAAGCACATGCCAAATAATCTACCTTGCTTTGCTTGGCCTTGTAAATGGCCTCTCTGTATTACCCTCAGCCATGGTGTGCGTGATGGGAATATGCTGTATGTGCCTTTTAATACCACAGAGGGCGTGAAATCTTTTTCTTTTACAGGAGGCGGCTGCGGATAGGCAATGGAGTTAGCCAGTAGTATATGTAGGCATACTCGCCCAGCAGCCACATTTGCGAAGTATCCAGGGTGCTCTGGTGCTGGACAGTGCCAAAGCACTGTACAGACCTGACTCCTTAAGCGGAGACCTCTAGGACAGCCCTTAATGCCAGCAGTGCTTGCTGGCCACAGAATAGTGTGTAAGGCTCTTAAAAGTTTCCTGAACCATATGAGTATGCAAGGTCCTCTCTCTCTTAAGGACACTAGAAAAAAACAGTTATTTCGGTAGGTATGTAGGAATATTTTCTTATTCTGTAGTGTCCTGCTTCCTAGTGGTCACTGATATACCCATGGTTCCAGTGTCCCACAGCCTATTGcaagagaaaataaaattaataacattgtagcctttaGGGGGCAATAGTTGTTGGGCTGATGGTGTAAGTGACCAGTctgaaagatgaaaaaaaaaaaaaaaaagaataaagacgAACTTTCTAAAAAAAGAgggctttctataacatactcaaattAACTACCCATTTCAGTTGATGACAGAGCCAGGGATAAAAACAGCTATACTACTGGGAAAGATCAAACATACCTCTGTAGAGCTGGACTCTGTGCTAAATGAGCTCACGGGTTTACTCCAGGTATCGGTGCCAGGCGGAACAGAGATTCCTGGCAGGGTAGAAGAGAGAGTTATTAGCCAGAATTATATCATCATGATTTGGCAAGTCACACACTGCATATAAACAGTTTTATTACCAACCTTGGCCGCTGCTCTCCCAGATTTCTTTGGCCGTAACATTGGCTTGATCCAGGCACATGCCATTctgttttttggcaaaacgaggGGGAATCCTAGACTGGATACTGCTGCCCTTTGAAGGCACCTGGATGACACAGACAGTAAAGAATTAGAACTCACACAGCTTATTACATGCTCTCAGAGCAGTAACTTGTCATTTAGAGAACAGATATTAGGCATGACAAAACTGAAGGCTCAAACTGAATCCAATTCAGTGCCATGAGGTGCTCACCTGAATCACCTGGTCCTTTTTTCGACAATCATTTTCCATCACACGATGAGGCTTGTTACCAATGTCTCCAACCTCTGACTCTTCCTCAAGCATGGAGTCTGATAACAAGCCAGagtgtattaaaaacaaaaacagggcAAAGAAAATCTTTCCCACATCCAGGATGCACTAAGCAGCATTGGGAAAAATCATTAAACAAGATGCCAAAGACTGAAGGACATTACTCCCAAATGGGTGCTATACTTCAAAGGTCCACCCCATTCCCCTACTCAGTGGAATACGCCTTTAAATACAAACCTCCATATTTCAGGTCGAACTGTGTGATCGCCTCATTTTTATCACTTGATTTGAGACCAGGCATCCTTGAATCCCTTTCCTGTTTCTTCCCTGTCTCTCCACCATCACAGTGCATAGACCTGTCCATGGCGTAACGATGATGGCTCTCTGCGCCATAAGAATCTTCAGAACAACGGCTAAATAAGAAAAAGTTACCATTGGTGTCcggttcatatttaaaaaaaaaaaaaaagcaaggtgcACAATATTCTGTTGCTACAGGGAGCACTTTACTCTATTCTTGCTCCTCTAAGAAACAATGGAATCTATAGCAGATATGAATATCTCTATATGAGATGAGGCTAAGGATCAATAAATAACAATTACCTGCTCTTCAATGGACCGGAATTCTTCTGCAAATCATTGCGGGAGGAACTCCCACCTACTCTTGCAGGCATTTCATCATAACCGGATGGCTCCATTTTGCGACTCTGACGCTCCACTAGAGGTCTCTGGCTGGAGAAACTTCTCTTGGACAGCTCTCTTTTTTCAGACAGCCCCCTGCCGCTTTGGCTCCCATCTCCATCCATATCCCCCGGCCTCTTCTCACTAAAGTCGCTGCTTTCTGAAGCAGTTTCCCAGTCTTCGGTCACGTGATCGGCGTTATGGTGGGACATTTCTGGAGACCTCCTAAGAATTGGGCCGGATTTGTCATTTAGGGGCCCTGTTGGACGAGCCTGCCAGTGTTCACTGCTGTTCCCAGCTCCAACTGTCTCTTCACCACTCCACTGACCAAGAGGGTCTCTTTCCTGTCTAAGGCGTCTAAACCTTGGAGGTTTGTCTTGGCGTGGGGGGCGCCGTCTGCTAAAAGATCTCTTTTCCAAACTATCCCGATCTGAATATTCCTCTTGGAATAAAGACCTCCTCTCATCTCCGTGGCCTTCCTCAAAACCTCTACTAGGAAACGAGTCTGCATATCTATAATCATGAGCATAGTCTCTGTCTGCATGATGGCGGTTCCCATATGACTCAGAGGGTGCACCATGCTCTTGCCAAGATGATCCCCCAGTCTTAGCTTGCCAGTGGGAGGACTCCTTGGTGGCTAATGGCCTCCTCCCATAGCTGTTGCTCAGCCTTGGAGGGAGAGATCTTCCAAATGCTCTTGGAGCTCTTGATTTTGAGTCAGCGTTACTCTGATCATCTGCATAATTCCGATTAGATCTCCATGAATCCTGAAAGTCCCCCTTTTGCACATCTTCAGTTTCCCTTTCTGGTACGGTGGGTTCGTTCCCATTTTCCATCCCCCTCTGCCTCCTGCGTTTCGGAAGCTCTTCATATTCTGACCCTTCGCTGTGTGTTTCGCTTGCAACCCTCCTCCGGGAAGCCTTTCCCCTAAGATCTTCAGGGGGATTATACTCTCGAAGGCCCCGACCTCGGCTGACCTTCTGCCCACTGTAGGTTCCAGAGACCCCTCTGCTGCGGAAACTAAGGTCTTTAAACCCTCTACCTCTGCCACGACCTTGACCTCTTCCACCAAACGCTTGTTCTTCATCAATAAATATCCAGTTACTTCTCTTAGGCAGGGAAGCGTTACTAGATTCACGTAAAGGCTTGGTCTCCCAGCTACTTTCGGCTATTTCTTGAGAGAATTTGTCAGTCTCTTGAACAGGACTAGGTGGAGAATGACTTTTATCTTCTATTGTGCTGGGAGGAGGGCTTGTAACAGCAGGTTCAGTCTTAACAACAGTCTCTGTTTTTGGAAGAATTTTTTCTATTAAAGTTTTTACCGGCTCTTTAATTTCTGCCTTGGCTTTATCCGGCTCTTTATCCTCTACCTTGAGAGCTTTCAAGACAGGCTTCTTGATAGGTCCAGATCTACGGCCTCTTCCTAGATGCTCAGATTGCTGCTGTGGATTACTGGAATTTGCAGATTCGCCTCTCCAGCACAATTCTCCTGTACTATCCTGGCTCCCACCATCCTCCTTCTTCCAGTGCTCAGATTCCACCAATGGGTCATCTTTTGGAAGATCTTCTTCTGCTTGGCTGGCTGTTTCAGAATATTGATGATGGTGTGCATACCCCCAGCCATTAAACTGGGGCTTTTTATCAGTCTTTAAAAACTCAGGTCCTCTTGAAGCAGAATCCCTGGGTGCCATCTGACGTCCCCTGTTAACACCAGACTCTATTGCTGTTTCACAATGCTGGTACAGGGCATCTTGACCTCTCCTTTGAGGTGAAATGCAACTGCTAAAGCTTCCAGTGGATTTATTTTCATAAGAGACAGATAAATACTCCTCTTCTCTCTCTGAAGGCTCTTGGTGGGTAGGTGAGCATTCTGATTTTTCTCTTGCAGACGAATAAGAGTTTTCATTCCTGAAAGCAAACCAGGTTATTGAGTTAAGTGATAACCCAAAAACAAACAGTAGCTCAAGTGAGCAGTAAAAGTGGCCAACCATGGGCCCATAAAATCTGCAACTTACTGGCCCACGTATGAAGCCTCCAACAGACCTGCATAGTCATTCTATCATATTAATCAGCACAAAACTTTGTAGGAGAATCGACAGTGATTGACTATGCGTTGTCTATAGGTAGGAGGATGCAAACTATCCACGAAACAGCTAAACAAAGACTGACCTGCTGTAGCTCCCCACTGTGGCACGGTCAGTTAGTTTCTGCTGAGGAAGGGAGGAGGCCTTACTGTGTAACTGCACATAGCTCTCCTGGCCCCATCCAGAAATCGGTTCCACTGACTGAGGTCTCCTCTCAGACTGGCAGTTCTGTTCATCTGAATGGCAGCTTCCAGAGCCGCTCATAGAATCCTGCTGGATCATATGCTTCATTACACCTGGTGAAGATAATCGTACATCAGGTTACATCACTTGAGACATTGATGCATGCTGCAATACCTTGCTAAGCAAGTATTTAATAAATGGCTTTATGAAAGATTACAGTAGAAATAAAACTGCCCAAcactttagggtaggactacatggacgttttcgacTGTCGtgtcaacgctgcaacttcatccgacatttctatctcttaccttatttccatcgcatgcgatttgacgccagcgttttgtcgcagtgcgtcggattgcGCTGAAaaagtccatgtagtcctaccctaaggacTTGCAGCAGAGCCTAAGCACCTTAACAATGTCCCAACTGTCTCCATGGTGGTGCTCTGTACTTTGGTAGCAAGGACAGCCACTCATACCTGGAGGGTGGATGGATGAAGGGTAGAAGTCCACAGGGGCACGGCCTTGCGTCATTCGGGGGTCCATGTAAGAAGGCATCATCATCCAGCGGGGATCAAAGCCCAACATCTGCGGGTGAGGGGAATAGAAGGTCCGAGGAGGGTTGGAATGAGTGGAGGCCACGTAggcttgctgttgctgctgctgccactgctgcaTCTTGTACAACTGCTCCTGATGAGATCAATAAATAGCATTTTACCAACTCCTAAAGCCTAACCGTCAAGTATAATGTATAGGTGAAAATAGAAGCAGGAACTGGACTATAATAAGCCACTAAGACTAGTGTTTAAATTTTATTGGCTGCCCTCAATCACAGGATTGTACCTGCTGCTGCTGTCGCTGAAATCGGGGTGGGATCAGTTTTTGGTGTTTACTGAAATCTTGCGCTGGGGACGTAGGTTCTGCATATTCTTCTTCACTGCTGGTTTCAGCCCTTAGGGCTCCAGAAGGCTCCTCTTCTTGATATTCAGAAGGGGATTCCTGGGAGAACTCTGTACAGGGAGGAGGGAAAATGAGTCACAGACACAGCTTTATGGCATAACTATAACGGTAGGCAGTTGAATTGAATCAACAGTCTAGATCAGGGTTAGTCCATCTGCAGCTATATCTTAACACTGTACTGTCTTAACAACCTAAATAAACACACAGAAGGAATTCTTTAAACTATAGCCTCATAATTCAGCCAAACACCAACAACTCCCCCTTCTAAATAGGCCCCTTGCAGCTTATAGGCAACAGGGAGTGCAATCGATTCACCCTGTAAATTAAATGACAGTAGCACCAAATGGATCAACACAGAGATGTGAAAACTCCCAGGCTCCGTAGCTGCAGGGACACTAATGGAGAGGGATTCCCTGCAGGCTGAGCATGTATTAGTAGGCAGCGTGGGTTTACGATGGATTGTCTTTGATAaatgaaggcaattaacatagtGCCTCATGTTGTGTAACATTAGAAGACTGATGATAATGAGAATTAAATTTGATTTTCCTAGAACTGTGCCCGGATGAGCTGGTCTATAGAAACAGCCTTAATGCCTCACTGCCCCCAGCCTCAAGCTACCTGCAATACAGATTGGTCTTGCTCAACCTCAGCCTTATTTCACGTTACCGTTTTTAGAATCCAGGAAATACATAGAAAATGCTAGATATTTAGGGTcattaatatctcagaaaccactaatagAAAATGCACGGTAACCTCTTGTACAGAGAAAACACTGCTCACCTTTTTTACTATCTCATTTTAAAAAAGCCATTGCTATCAAATGGAAAGAGAAACATCCACCTATGATTAATTTTCTGGATAAGCCTGGTAGAACAAACTCTTCCAGTCCTGGAACAAATCTACACTGCAAAAGGTTGGCCCTTTCAAATTCACTACTATTTGGATTCTCTGGACCCTACAAAATTAATCCTATACTAACAGGAAACAAAACACACCTGAGCATCCTATGGACTGgctttaagggatcctgtcatcagaaaacatgtttttttcaaaacgcaacagttaatagtgctaatccagcagaattctgcactgaaatccgtttctcaaaagagcaaactgatttttttatatccaattttgaatctgacatggggctagacatatttcccagctgcccctggtcatgtgacttgtgcctgcactttaggagagaaatgctttctggcaggctgctgtttttccttctcaatgtaactgaatgtgtctcagtgagacatgggtttttactattgagtgttgttcttagatctaccaggcagctgttatcttgtgttagggagctgctatctggttaccttcccattgttcttttgtttggctgctggggggggggaaggtaggggggtgatatcactctaacttgcagtacagcagtaaagagtgattgaagtttatcagagcacaagtcacatgacttggggcagctgggaaattgacaatatgtctagcagcacctcagatttcaaaattgaatataaaaaaatctgtttgctcttttgataaatggatttcagcgcagaattctgctggagcagcactattaactgattcattttgaaaaatttttttttcccatgacagtatctcttttaCTTCATGGACTAAAATGGGACTATTCAAAAACATAACATATGGGTTAAAACCTTCAGCAAGGGAACACATATGTACTGTGATATAACCGATATACACAGGCTAACTGACCCCTCCAAACCTACCTGAAGATTCGC
The sequence above is a segment of the Xenopus laevis strain J_2021 chromosome 8L, Xenopus_laevis_v10.1, whole genome shotgun sequence genome. Coding sequences within it:
- the LOC108698868 gene encoding protein PRRC2B-like isoform X7, which produces MSDRLGQITKGKDGKSKYSSLNLFDKYKGKSIEAVRTTVIPRHGLQSLGKVAAARRMPPPANLPSLKSENKGNDPNVFIVPKDGTGWANKQEQQDQKSSSATAPPQQESLPQPGLQKSVSNLQKPTPSISQESINLVPGGPKSWAQLNGKPAGQEGGSRGSNRLLSFSPEEFPTLKAAGEQDKAGKEKSVLDPSYGPGPSLRPQSKPLALLPDVTSWRDGGGRSIASSLSPTASPTEPGSKTAIPGEGPPSTSLANDTKELSLRPAQPTRKGPTPFMGNTYHPPTYHDMLPAFMCSQHPPEASGTLDRVSFPTLNSKSRLEPRVPFRQFQMNDNEGRESRFPVAPPRSVRPPRPQIERAPRATIINAEDLKELDDLDNDAEDGWAGLHDEVDYSEKLKFSEDEEEEEKTAAKEGRSKWNGWDGKRQRQVSFNSTDSAEGKHPADDGKVWNDPLSHSRPARRTPEPVPQGPRKPNTWAAVADHQKPAPTAILRQPSIEEKEEKLPQRKNFVQSEISEAVERARKRREEEERRNREERLAACAAKLKQLDQKNKQALKPSVDSSLQLDNKENEDPRSPVSDRSNPQENMPTFRREFSQESPSEYQEEEPSGALRAETSSEEEYAEPTSPAQDFSKHQKLIPPRFQRQQQQEQLYKMQQWQQQQQQAYVASTHSNPPRTFYSPHPQMLGFDPRWMMMPSYMDPRMTQGRAPVDFYPSSIHPPGVMKHMIQQDSMSGSGSCHSDEQNCQSERRPQSVEPISGWGQESYVQLHSKASSLPQQKLTDRATVGSYSRNENSYSSAREKSECSPTHQEPSEREEEYLSVSYENKSTGSFSSCISPQRRGQDALYQHCETAIESGVNRGRQMAPRDSASRGPEFLKTDKKPQFNGWGYAHHHQYSETASQAEEDLPKDDPLVESEHWKKEDGGSQDSTGELCWRGESANSSNPQQQSEHLGRGRRSGPIKKPVLKALKVEDKEPDKAKAEIKEPVKTLIEKILPKTETVVKTEPAVTSPPPSTIEDKSHSPPSPVQETDKFSQEIAESSWETKPLRESSNASLPKRSNWIFIDEEQAFGGRGQGRGRGRGFKDLSFRSRGVSGTYSGQKVSRGRGLREYNPPEDLRGKASRRRVASETHSEGSEYEELPKRRRQRGMENGNEPTVPERETEDVQKGDFQDSWRSNRNYADDQSNADSKSRAPRAFGRSLPPRLSNSYGRRPLATKESSHWQAKTGGSSWQEHGAPSESYGNRHHADRDYAHDYRYADSFPSRGFEEGHGDERRSLFQEEYSDRDSLEKRSFSRRRPPRQDKPPRFRRLRQERDPLGQWSGEETVGAGNSSEHWQARPTGPLNDKSGPILRRSPEMSHHNADHVTEDWETASESSDFSEKRPGDMDGDGSQSGRGLSEKRELSKRSFSSQRPLVERQSRKMEPSGYDEMPARVGGSSSRNDLQKNSGPLKSSRCSEDSYGAESHHRYAMDRSMHCDGGETGKKQERDSRMPGLKSSDKNEAITQFDLKYGDSMLEEESEVGDIGNKPHRVMENDCRKKDQVIQVPSKGSSIQSRIPPRFAKKQNGMCLDQANVTAKEIWESSGQGISVPPGTDTWSKPVSSFSTESSSTEAGLTQSIPILRRDHHMQQGMSLNPMSYPTADLTLKMESARKAWENSPSLPEQNSPAGHGSGIQPPSSVGASTGVSYSSFGGVSMPPMPVASVAPSASMPGNHIPPLYLDGHVFTNQPRLVQQTIPQQQGYQQAAAAQQIPISLHTSLQAQAQLGLRGGLPVSQSQEIYSSMQPFRSQVYMHPSLSQPSAMVLTSGTGLKPPYNPFPGMQTLEMVKTQTTSPYQPLNGSQQLMYESQLNQASQMMDSQLTQLTMPMPGSQLQMPRYSSGQQTMILPQSIQLPQGQNLPIGAPRRMQPSMLTSRESSQMEMKSFHFTDGKQNMQTAMQAQHSYR